In a genomic window of Tissierella sp. Yu-01:
- a CDS encoding iron-containing alcohol dehydrogenase, giving the protein MKKMFQMGLPRRVIAGEGATSEILNIVEESGLNNILLLADGGAYKAGSIAKIEEMLSGFNVTLLNDSPPEPEYKQVLETYNRMKDNNIEMIVAVGGGSIMDTAKILSVISTNPEYAKDLLNPSLIKKRGLLTIFVPTSAGTGSEATQNSIVVVPEKELKVGLVNSNFIPDYVILDAEMTIKLPPSVTAATGVDAFCHAIECYISKKANPFSDMYALKAINLISKNLRKAYTDGSDISARENMLLAAFYGGLCIASSSTVAVHALSYPLGGKYRIPHGVSNAILLPFIMEYNADHVLDKFRDVAIAMEINIENRSKEEIGKLVVEEIFNLTKDLNIPNSLKEYGITSEDLDGLVEAAAGVTRLLDNNPKVMSKEDIRNIYMKLM; this is encoded by the coding sequence ATGAAAAAAATGTTTCAAATGGGTTTGCCTCGTAGAGTAATAGCTGGTGAAGGAGCTACTTCAGAAATATTAAATATTGTGGAAGAGTCTGGATTAAATAATATTTTACTATTAGCGGACGGTGGCGCTTATAAAGCAGGCTCAATTGCTAAAATAGAAGAGATGCTATCAGGATTCAATGTAACTCTGTTAAATGATTCACCACCAGAACCAGAGTACAAGCAAGTTTTAGAAACTTATAACAGAATGAAAGATAATAATATAGAAATGATTGTAGCTGTTGGCGGTGGCAGTATTATGGATACAGCCAAGATACTTTCTGTAATATCTACAAATCCAGAGTATGCGAAAGATTTGTTAAACCCTAGCTTAATTAAGAAAAGAGGACTTTTAACTATATTTGTTCCTACATCAGCTGGAACTGGCTCAGAAGCAACTCAAAATTCAATTGTAGTAGTGCCGGAAAAAGAATTAAAAGTAGGTTTGGTAAATTCTAATTTTATACCGGATTATGTAATTCTTGATGCAGAAATGACAATTAAATTACCACCTTCTGTTACTGCAGCAACTGGTGTAGACGCATTTTGTCACGCGATAGAATGCTACATTTCTAAAAAAGCTAATCCATTTAGTGATATGTACGCATTAAAAGCAATAAATCTAATTTCTAAAAACCTTCGAAAGGCCTATACTGATGGAAGTGACATTTCTGCAAGAGAAAATATGTTATTAGCAGCATTTTATGGAGGATTGTGTATTGCTTCTTCTAGCACTGTAGCTGTACATGCACTATCCTATCCTCTAGGTGGGAAGTATAGAATTCCTCATGGTGTATCAAATGCCATCTTACTTCCATTTATTATGGAGTATAATGCTGATCATGTATTAGATAAATTCAGAGATGTAGCTATAGCAATGGAAATTAACATAGAAAATAGAAGTAAAGAGGAAATTGGGAAATTAGTAGTAGAGGAAATATTTAATTTAACTAAAGATTTGAATATACCAAATAGTTTAAAAGAGTATGGTATAACTTCAGAAGACTTAGATGGATTAGTAGAGGCTGCTGCTGGAGTTACTAGATTATTAGATAACAACCCTAAAGTAATGAGTAAAGAAGATATTAGAAATATTTATATGAAATTAATGTAG
- a CDS encoding tripartite tricarboxylate transporter substrate binding protein, protein MKNLFKKVSLLLVVVMMVGFVTACGSTETGTNGGSTVAEDKGGWPNGPIEIVVPFNAGGDTDFHARTYAKYLEPILGQPVVVLNIAGANGSAGSIEVMDAEPNGQKALFFHDSMLMNKIVGVTDFAHEAFDVAATGIMDNSYILAVNADSPYETLDDLVQDAKNRPGEILYASSIGGYTYYVGTLLEQLTGIDLNIVDAGGGSDRNAALLAGKIDTNVNPYGVMKPYIDSGDFRVLAVFSEERSGLFPDVPTAKEQGYDIIAQRAYFLSFPKGTDPEIIAKMSDAMEQVAAMEEYKKDVETAYAVEPAFLNTEDTLKYLNNAMAEFEAAKDIINGQ, encoded by the coding sequence ATGAAAAATTTATTTAAAAAAGTATCACTATTACTAGTTGTTGTTATGATGGTAGGTTTTGTTACAGCATGTGGAAGTACAGAAACTGGTACTAACGGTGGAAGTACTGTCGCTGAAGATAAAGGTGGTTGGCCAAATGGTCCAATAGAAATAGTGGTGCCATTTAATGCAGGAGGAGATACTGACTTTCATGCTAGAACTTATGCAAAATACCTAGAACCAATCTTAGGACAACCAGTAGTAGTATTAAATATAGCTGGTGCTAATGGTAGTGCAGGTAGTATAGAAGTTATGGATGCTGAACCTAATGGACAAAAAGCTTTGTTTTTCCATGATTCAATGCTAATGAATAAAATTGTTGGTGTAACCGATTTTGCTCATGAGGCATTTGATGTTGCTGCTACAGGTATTATGGACAATTCATATATTTTAGCGGTTAATGCAGATAGCCCATATGAAACACTTGATGATTTAGTTCAAGATGCAAAAAATAGACCAGGTGAAATACTATATGCTTCATCTATTGGTGGATATACTTATTATGTTGGAACACTATTAGAACAGTTAACTGGTATAGATTTAAACATTGTAGATGCGGGCGGCGGTTCTGATAGAAATGCAGCGCTTTTAGCTGGTAAAATAGATACTAATGTAAATCCATATGGGGTTATGAAGCCGTATATAGATTCTGGTGACTTTAGGGTTTTAGCTGTATTCTCAGAAGAAAGAAGTGGATTATTCCCAGATGTACCAACAGCAAAGGAACAAGGATATGATATTATAGCTCAAAGGGCATATTTCTTGTCATTCCCTAAAGGAACAGATCCTGAAATAATTGCAAAGATGTCTGATGCCATGGAACAAGTTGCAGCTATGGAGGAGTATAAGAAAGATGTAGAGACAGCTTATGCAGTAGAGCCAGCTTTCTTAAATACAGAAGATACTTTAAAATATCTAAATAATGCAATGGCTGAGTTTGAGGCGGCAAAAGATATAATCAATGGGCAATAG
- a CDS encoding WG repeat-containing protein: MKLTRLLAVLLVILSLVFTHFSGVFAEVQLDDGNGYFKFTEVDKKQVMKYGGPKLIEGKDRILCFEYFGYEENPHREVRFAGFWDENYQQIYKPNWKRIAGFYNGIAKVEDESGKAIFIDTKGNVVLETNYDYVQCGNYQDGLISVVLEPYNEELYWGKCGYIDITGEVVLRVPERFNICGDFINGYAVVGAVVYTRDFPELDPNGEVIIYTRGAIFRGFIDKEGNFVGEPSHLDIRDYAEDMSSDDRSIGYNMENGFVISEYLADEETGDRISDANYYHLKRLSRNLFFFKRDINDNGGLITKDGRIVLESQYPIVTEAAVPDFPKMPKDSTMAQLAFVHANNESGVGSKLICYDAEGNKLFENDFLIHNAGYTTNNFMLVETYEYTNIKGTQMISLYLENSKVYIVEVNQ; the protein is encoded by the coding sequence TTGAAACTGACTAGGTTATTAGCAGTGTTATTGGTAATCCTATCGTTGGTATTTACTCACTTCTCTGGAGTATTTGCAGAGGTTCAATTGGATGATGGAAATGGATATTTTAAATTTACAGAAGTAGATAAAAAACAGGTTATGAAGTACGGAGGACCAAAGTTAATTGAGGGGAAGGATAGGATTCTGTGCTTTGAGTACTTCGGATATGAAGAAAATCCACATAGGGAGGTAAGATTTGCTGGATTTTGGGATGAAAACTATCAACAAATTTATAAGCCTAATTGGAAAAGAATTGCAGGATTCTATAATGGTATAGCAAAAGTAGAGGATGAAAGCGGAAAAGCAATCTTCATTGATACCAAGGGAAACGTTGTTTTAGAAACTAATTATGATTATGTTCAATGTGGGAATTATCAGGATGGGCTTATATCAGTGGTATTAGAACCATACAATGAGGAGCTGTATTGGGGTAAATGTGGATATATTGATATTACGGGCGAAGTTGTGCTCAGAGTACCTGAACGATTCAATATATGTGGAGACTTTATTAACGGATATGCAGTAGTTGGCGCTGTTGTATATACTAGAGATTTTCCTGAACTAGATCCCAATGGTGAAGTAATAATATATACTCGTGGGGCTATTTTTAGAGGTTTTATTGATAAGGAAGGAAACTTTGTTGGGGAGCCTAGCCATTTAGATATACGGGATTATGCAGAAGATATGAGTTCAGATGATAGAAGCATTGGATATAATATGGAGAATGGATTTGTTATTTCTGAATATTTAGCTGACGAGGAAACTGGTGATAGAATATCAGATGCTAATTATTATCATCTTAAAAGGCTTTCCAGGAATTTGTTTTTCTTTAAAAGGGATATAAATGACAATGGAGGTTTAATAACTAAAGATGGCAGAATAGTGCTTGAAAGTCAGTATCCAATAGTTACAGAAGCAGCTGTACCTGATTTTCCTAAGATGCCTAAAGATTCAACTATGGCTCAACTAGCGTTTGTTCATGCAAATAATGAAAGTGGTGTTGGAAGCAAGTTGATTTGCTACGATGCTGAAGGGAACAAGCTTTTTGAAAATGACTTTTTAATTCATAATGCGGGGTACACCACAAATAACTTCATGCTTGTGGAAACCTATGAGTATACAAATATAAAGGGTACACAAATGATAAGTTTGTATTTGGAAAATTCTAAAGTATATATTGTAGAAGTAAATCAATAA
- a CDS encoding nucleotidyltransferase domain-containing protein encodes MVHFSKEKAILFGSYAKEKYDEGSDIAIFSRYFANLEGLEAFKFLFMQTLDYNIDLQPLAFTVDDYEKLVGLIEEIIRTGIEIPL; translated from the coding sequence GTGGTGCACTTCTCTAAAGAAAAAGCAATATTATTTGGATCATATGCAAAGGAGAAATATGATGAAGGTAGTGATATTGCTATATTTTCTAGATACTTTGCAAACTTAGAAGGTCTAGAAGCTTTTAAATTTCTATTTATGCAGACATTAGATTATAATATAGATTTACAACCCCTTGCGTTCACGGTAGATGATTATGAAAAACTAGTTGGATTAATTGAGGAAATAATAAGAACAGGTATTGAAATTCCATTATAG
- a CDS encoding tripartite tricarboxylate transporter permease produces the protein MLESFIIGGQAVLNLQGILMMILGVVIGIVFGAIPGLSATMAIALFLPITYSMSPIMGITLLVALYIGGISGGLISAILTRIPGTPSSVATTFDGYPLTQKGQGAKALGVGIVFSFLGTIFSTIVLIFLAPQIAKVSVKFGAYEYFAVGIFSLSMISGLSGDSLVKGLFSGLVGCIFATVGMDPIASVERFTYGVIDLKSGFNILPALVGLFAISEILFAAEKAKFAKETEVIKVDIKNIKGFGFSWKEFFSQKFNFVYSSIIGTFIGILPGIGGGVSNVLAYTAVKNRSKYPEKFGTGIIDGVVASETANNASIGGALVPLLTLGIPGDTVTAMLLGGLTIHGISPGPLMFTQNVDIVYSIFITMIVGSILMLLIEFYGLRGFVALLKINKAYLLPAIFVFCTIGSIGLRNRMFDVWSIVLFGMLGYGFQKLDIPSSPFILGFIIGPMVEVNLRRGMMFSQGSFMPFVTSPIAAVFLAATVVSISFAAFKQYKKMKPAKASTTN, from the coding sequence ATGTTAGAATCTTTCATTATAGGAGGACAAGCTGTTCTAAATTTACAAGGTATATTAATGATGATACTAGGAGTAGTAATCGGAATAGTATTTGGTGCTATACCAGGTCTTTCGGCCACTATGGCTATTGCCTTATTTCTTCCAATAACCTACTCCATGAGTCCGATAATGGGAATCACACTTCTAGTAGCATTATATATAGGAGGAATATCAGGTGGATTAATATCAGCTATATTAACTAGAATACCAGGTACCCCTTCTTCAGTAGCTACTACTTTTGATGGCTATCCACTTACTCAAAAAGGTCAAGGTGCAAAGGCATTAGGAGTAGGAATTGTATTTTCATTTTTAGGTACAATTTTTTCTACAATAGTATTAATATTTTTGGCACCACAGATAGCAAAAGTATCAGTAAAATTTGGTGCATATGAATACTTTGCGGTGGGAATATTCTCCTTATCAATGATTTCTGGCTTATCTGGTGATTCCTTAGTAAAGGGATTGTTTTCTGGCTTAGTAGGATGTATATTTGCTACTGTAGGTATGGATCCAATAGCAAGTGTAGAAAGATTTACTTATGGAGTAATCGACTTAAAATCAGGATTTAACATATTACCAGCTCTTGTAGGGTTGTTTGCAATTTCAGAAATTTTATTTGCAGCTGAAAAGGCAAAGTTTGCTAAGGAAACAGAAGTTATAAAAGTAGATATAAAAAATATTAAAGGGTTTGGATTTAGCTGGAAGGAATTTTTTAGTCAAAAATTCAATTTTGTATATTCTTCAATAATCGGTACATTTATCGGTATATTACCTGGCATCGGTGGAGGAGTTTCTAATGTTTTAGCATATACAGCAGTAAAAAATAGATCGAAATATCCTGAAAAGTTTGGTACTGGTATAATAGATGGGGTTGTTGCATCTGAAACAGCAAATAATGCGAGCATTGGTGGAGCTTTGGTGCCATTATTAACATTAGGAATTCCTGGAGATACTGTAACCGCCATGTTATTAGGTGGGCTTACCATTCATGGTATTTCCCCAGGACCATTGATGTTTACACAAAATGTTGATATAGTCTATAGTATTTTTATTACTATGATAGTAGGTTCTATATTGATGCTTTTGATTGAGTTCTATGGATTAAGGGGATTTGTTGCATTACTTAAAATAAACAAAGCATATCTTTTACCAGCAATATTTGTATTTTGTACGATAGGATCAATAGGTCTTAGAAATAGAATGTTTGATGTATGGTCAATAGTTCTATTTGGAATGCTAGGTTATGGTTTCCAAAAATTAGACATACCTTCATCACCATTTATTCTAGGATTTATAATTGGACCAATGGTTGAAGTGAATTTAAGACGTGGAATGATGTTTTCGCAAGGCAGCTTCATGCCTTTTGTAACTTCACCAATCGCTGCAGTGTTTTTAGCTGCTACAGTTGTATCAATAAGTTTTGCAGCTTTTAAACAATACAAAAAAATGAAGCCTGCTAAGGCTTCGACAACTAACTAA
- a CDS encoding sce7726 family protein has protein sequence MDSNNLIVNRIFTRSMLNNLIINGNNETLSYCVKRYLKDTKGKSYRTLFSEIYAYMSNEYRNEYFYKNTLLNELILQKHCLNTTIALSELPVNKSKADFVMINGKGIVYEIKTELDNIERLNNQIEDYYRAFSYVNVVTCMNHLDKIKKSIDENVGIIILTENNKLETVKEAKEKRDNLSHKTIFKILRKAEFESIILEAGYDLPNMSEFIYYTECLKIIECLDINYVQKEMIKRLKNRCIIEIEEFKNTVPYEFKSLVYFSSFRKKEYLALEKVLSYKYRGV, from the coding sequence ATGGACTCAAATAATTTAATTGTTAATAGGATCTTTACCAGAAGTATGTTAAATAATTTGATAATCAATGGCAATAATGAAACATTATCATACTGTGTAAAGAGATATTTAAAAGATACAAAGGGAAAAAGTTATAGGACATTATTTAGCGAAATTTACGCCTATATGAGTAATGAATACAGAAACGAGTACTTTTATAAAAACACATTGTTAAATGAGCTTATTCTTCAGAAACATTGTTTAAATACAACTATAGCGCTTTCTGAATTGCCCGTAAATAAATCAAAAGCAGATTTTGTTATGATTAACGGGAAGGGGATTGTTTATGAAATTAAGACGGAGCTTGATAATATAGAACGGCTCAACAATCAAATTGAAGATTATTATAGAGCTTTCAGTTATGTGAATGTTGTAACTTGCATGAATCATCTTGATAAGATCAAGAAATCAATTGATGAAAATGTAGGCATAATAATTTTAACAGAGAATAATAAGTTAGAAACGGTCAAAGAAGCCAAAGAAAAGAGAGACAATCTAAGTCATAAAACAATTTTTAAAATATTACGAAAGGCTGAGTTTGAATCTATAATTTTGGAAGCAGGATATGATTTACCAAATATGTCTGAATTTATATATTATACAGAATGCTTAAAAATTATTGAATGTTTAGATATTAATTATGTGCAAAAAGAAATGATTAAGAGGTTAAAGAATAGATGTATTATAGAGATAGAGGAGTTTAAGAATACTGTTCCATACGAATTTAAATCTTTGGTTTATTTTTCAAGCTTTAGAAAGAAGGAATATCTTGCTTTAGAAAAGGTACTATCATATAAATATCGGGGGGTATAA
- a CDS encoding tripartite tricarboxylate transporter TctB family protein, which produces MNLKGKKETLIGVGMILFGVFYILSTLTIKKVANVTVGAEFIPRIYAYVIIILGLIQVAISYPKEKGKTPETNKAKEETDGKNVLLAFLAILIYVVIMKPIGYIISSILFLFTMCIIITPVYKKKNYIGYLIFAVALSVITFYIFKKLMFLALPMGILGF; this is translated from the coding sequence ATGAATCTGAAGGGTAAGAAAGAAACTTTAATTGGTGTTGGTATGATTTTGTTTGGAGTATTTTATATATTATCAACTCTTACAATAAAAAAAGTAGCTAATGTGACTGTAGGTGCGGAATTTATCCCACGTATTTATGCATATGTAATAATTATTTTGGGTTTAATTCAAGTAGCTATAAGTTACCCAAAGGAAAAAGGTAAAACGCCTGAAACTAATAAAGCAAAAGAAGAAACAGATGGGAAGAATGTATTATTAGCGTTCTTAGCTATATTAATATATGTAGTTATTATGAAACCAATTGGTTATATAATTTCTTCTATATTATTCTTATTTACTATGTGTATCATTATCACACCAGTATATAAAAAGAAGAACTATATAGGATATTTAATATTTGCAGTTGCACTTTCAGTAATTACGTTTTATATATTTAAAAAGCTTATGTTTTTAGCATTACCTATGGGAATTTTAGGATTTTAG